One genomic segment of Bacteroides caccae includes these proteins:
- a CDS encoding HIT family protein: MKSDPKECLYCQNNETLHNLMIEIAQLSVSRVFLFKEQTYRGRCLVAYKDHANDLNELSDEDRNAFMADVTRVTRAMQKAFQPEKINYGAYSDKLSHLHFHLAPKYVDGPDYGGIFQMNPGKVYLTDAEYQELIDAVRANL, translated from the coding sequence ATGAAAAGCGATCCTAAAGAATGTCTGTATTGTCAGAACAATGAAACGCTGCATAATCTGATGATTGAGATTGCGCAGTTGAGTGTATCACGTGTATTCCTGTTTAAGGAACAAACTTATCGAGGACGTTGCCTTGTTGCCTACAAGGATCACGCAAACGATTTGAATGAATTGAGCGATGAAGATCGTAATGCTTTTATGGCAGATGTGACACGAGTTACCCGCGCCATGCAGAAAGCATTTCAACCGGAAAAGATAAATTATGGTGCTTATTCGGATAAATTATCTCATTTACATTTTCATTTGGCTCCGAAATATGTGGATGGTCCTGACTATGGTGGTATATTCCAGATGAATCCGGGAAAGGTTTATTTGACGGATGCTGAGTATCAGGAATTGATTGATGCAGTAAGGGCAAATCTGTAA
- the pepT gene encoding peptidase T, producing MTLVDRFLKYVSFDTQSDESTGITPSTPKQMVFAEYLKTELESLGLEDITLDEHGYLFATLPANIDKDVPTIGFIAHMDTSPDMSGKDVTPRIVEKYDGSDIMLCAEDNIILSPVQFPELLDHKGEDLIVTNGKTLLGADDKAGIAEIVSAVVYLKEHPEIKHGKIRIGFNPDEEIGEGAHKFDVEKFGCEWGYTMDGGEVGELEFENFNAAAAKILFKGRNVHPGYAKNKMINSIYLANQFITLLPSIERPEHTTGYEGFYHLIGIQGEVEQCTVSYIIRDHDRAKFEERKKEIERLVARMNTEYGEGTVTLELRDQYYNMREKIEPVMHIIDIAFAAMEAVGVKPNVKPIRGGTDGAQLSFKGLPCPNIFAGGLNFHGRYEFVPIQNMEKAMNVIVKIAELVASR from the coding sequence ATGACTTTAGTAGACAGATTCTTAAAGTACGTAAGCTTCGATACACAATCTGATGAATCGACAGGGATTACCCCCAGTACTCCGAAGCAAATGGTATTTGCTGAATATTTGAAAACAGAGTTGGAATCTTTAGGCCTGGAGGATATTACTCTGGATGAGCATGGCTATCTTTTTGCCACGCTTCCTGCCAATATAGATAAGGATGTACCCACAATCGGATTTATTGCCCACATGGATACAAGTCCTGATATGAGTGGTAAAGATGTGACTCCGCGTATTGTAGAAAAGTACGATGGTTCGGATATCATGCTTTGTGCCGAAGATAATATAATTCTTTCTCCCGTTCAATTTCCCGAATTGCTTGATCATAAAGGAGAGGACCTGATTGTTACCAACGGAAAAACATTGTTGGGTGCAGATGATAAAGCTGGGATCGCCGAAATAGTATCGGCTGTTGTTTACTTGAAAGAACATCCTGAGATCAAACACGGGAAGATTCGCATCGGCTTTAATCCGGACGAAGAAATTGGTGAAGGCGCTCATAAATTTGATGTGGAGAAGTTCGGTTGTGAATGGGGATATACAATGGACGGAGGTGAAGTAGGAGAGTTAGAGTTTGAAAACTTTAATGCTGCTGCTGCCAAGATTCTTTTTAAGGGACGCAATGTACATCCGGGGTACGCCAAAAATAAGATGATTAACTCGATCTATCTTGCCAATCAGTTTATCACTCTGTTGCCTTCTATAGAAAGACCGGAACATACGACAGGCTACGAGGGATTCTATCATTTGATCGGTATTCAGGGCGAAGTGGAGCAATGCACTGTTTCTTATATTATTCGTGACCATGACCGGGCTAAATTCGAAGAACGTAAGAAAGAGATAGAACGCCTGGTTGCCCGGATGAATACTGAATATGGTGAAGGCACTGTAACTCTTGAATTGCGCGACCAATATTATAATATGCGTGAAAAGATAGAACCGGTAATGCACATTATTGACATCGCTTTTGCTGCTATGGAAGCCGTAGGCGTGAAACCGAATGTGAAGCCAATTCGTGGAGGTACGGACGGTGCGCAGCTTTCTTTCAAAGGTCTGCCATGTCCGAATATCTTTGCCGGTGGTCTGAATTTTCACGGACGTTATGAGTTTGTTCCTATTCAGAATATGGAAAAGGCGATGAACGTTATTGTGAAGATCGCCGAGCTGGTAGCTTCCAGATGA
- the pth gene encoding aminoacyl-tRNA hydrolase, producing MKYLIVGLGNIGPEYHETRHNIGFMTVEALARINNAPPFIDGRYGFTTSFSVKGRQLILLKPSTFMNLSGFAVRYWMQKENIPLENVLIVVDDLALPFGTLRLKGKGSDAGHNGLKHIASTLGTQNYARLRFGIGNDFPRGGQIDYVLGHFTDEDWKTMEERLATAGEIIKSFCLAGIDITMNQFNKK from the coding sequence ATAAAATATTTAATTGTCGGACTGGGAAACATTGGCCCTGAATATCATGAAACCCGGCACAATATCGGATTTATGACGGTAGAAGCATTGGCAAGAATCAATAATGCTCCTCCTTTTATTGACGGACGTTACGGATTCACAACCAGCTTTTCAGTCAAAGGGCGCCAGTTAATCCTGCTGAAACCTTCCACCTTCATGAACCTAAGCGGTTTCGCTGTCCGCTACTGGATGCAAAAAGAAAACATCCCATTAGAAAATGTGCTGATAGTGGTAGATGACTTGGCACTTCCTTTCGGTACTTTACGTTTAAAAGGAAAAGGGAGTGACGCTGGACATAATGGATTGAAGCATATTGCCTCAACCTTAGGAACACAAAATTATGCCCGTCTGCGATTTGGTATCGGTAATGATTTCCCACGTGGCGGGCAGATTGATTATGTACTGGGACATTTCACAGATGAAGACTGGAAGACAATGGAGGAAAGGCTGGCAACGGCAGGTGAGATTATTAAAAGTTTCTGTCTTGCCGGAATTGATATCACTATGAACCAGTTCAATAAAAAATAA
- a CDS encoding cation:proton antiporter: MSQLPTLIADLALILICAGIMTLLFKKLKQPLVLGYVVAGFLASPHMPFTPSVMDSANIKTWADIGVIFLLFALGLEFSFKKIVKVGGSAIIAACTIIFCMILLGIGVGMSFGWHRMDSLFLGGMIAMSSTTIIYKAFDDLGLRKKQFTGLVLSILILEDILAIVLMVMLSTMAVSHNFEGTEMLESIGKLLFFLILWFVVGIYLIPEFLKRCRKLMGEETLLIVSLALCFGMVVMAANTGFSAAFGAFIMGSILAETIEAESIDRLVKPVKDLFGAIFFVSVGMMVDPAMIVEYAIPIIVITLAVILGQAIFGTFGVILSGKPLKTAMQCGFSLTQIGEFAFIIASLGVSLHVTSDFLYPIVVAVSVITTFLTPYMIRLAEPASTFVDAHLPESWRKFLMRYSSGSQTALNHENLWKKLLIAMVRITVVYSIVSISIIALSFRFVVPFFKENLPHFWASLLGAVFVILCIAPFLRAIMVKKNHSVEFVTLWHDSRTNRAPLVSTIVIRIMIAALFVIFVISGLFKASIGLIIGVAVLVVLLMVWSRRLKKQSILIERRFFQNLRSRDVRAEYLGEKKPEYAGRLLSHDLHLADMEIPGESSWAGKTLLELNLGKKFGVHVASILRGKRRINIPGGSVRLFPMDKIQVIGTDEQLSVFNEAMQNGAKIDWDVYEKSEMALRQFIIDADSVFLGKTIRESGIRDKYHCMIAGIENEDGALMVPDVNVPLVEGDVVWVVGEKEDVYQLIDQKSEKVQVG; this comes from the coding sequence ATGTCTCAATTACCTACTCTTATAGCTGATCTCGCACTGATATTGATCTGTGCCGGTATCATGACTCTGTTATTCAAGAAGTTGAAGCAGCCTCTAGTGCTGGGGTATGTCGTTGCCGGATTTTTGGCAAGTCCTCATATGCCGTTTACGCCTTCAGTAATGGATAGTGCCAACATTAAGACATGGGCGGATATCGGTGTTATCTTTTTATTGTTCGCTCTCGGGCTTGAATTTAGTTTTAAAAAGATTGTAAAAGTGGGTGGTTCCGCTATCATAGCTGCTTGTACCATTATCTTTTGTATGATTTTGTTGGGGATAGGAGTCGGTATGAGTTTCGGATGGCACCGAATGGATAGTCTGTTCCTGGGCGGTATGATTGCAATGTCCTCTACTACTATTATTTATAAAGCATTTGATGATCTGGGATTGAGAAAAAAACAGTTCACAGGGCTTGTGTTAAGTATCTTGATTCTGGAAGATATATTGGCTATCGTTTTAATGGTGATGCTTTCCACTATGGCAGTAAGTCATAATTTTGAAGGTACGGAGATGTTGGAAAGTATCGGAAAGTTATTGTTCTTCCTTATTTTATGGTTTGTAGTGGGTATTTATTTAATTCCTGAATTTCTGAAACGTTGCAGGAAACTAATGGGAGAGGAGACTTTACTTATCGTATCCCTGGCATTATGTTTCGGTATGGTGGTAATGGCTGCCAATACGGGATTCTCCGCCGCATTCGGTGCGTTCATTATGGGGTCTATCTTAGCCGAGACCATCGAAGCGGAATCCATAGATCGATTAGTGAAACCGGTCAAAGATCTTTTCGGAGCTATCTTTTTCGTATCGGTGGGTATGATGGTAGATCCGGCAATGATTGTGGAGTATGCCATACCTATCATAGTAATTACTCTGGCAGTAATTTTGGGACAGGCAATTTTCGGAACATTTGGAGTAATTCTTTCCGGAAAGCCCTTGAAAACAGCTATGCAATGTGGCTTTAGTTTGACACAAATCGGTGAGTTTGCATTTATTATAGCCTCGTTGGGAGTATCTTTGCATGTGACGAGTGATTTCCTGTATCCGATAGTGGTGGCAGTTTCCGTTATTACCACTTTTCTAACTCCCTATATGATTCGTCTGGCGGAACCCGCTTCCACTTTTGTTGATGCTCACTTGCCGGAATCCTGGAGAAAGTTCTTGATGCGTTATTCTTCAGGATCGCAAACCGCACTAAATCACGAAAATCTGTGGAAAAAGTTATTGATAGCAATGGTGCGTATTACAGTTGTTTATTCGATAGTCAGCATATCTATCATTGCTCTTTCTTTCCGCTTTGTGGTACCGTTCTTTAAGGAGAACTTACCCCATTTCTGGGCGTCACTGTTGGGAGCGGTCTTTGTGATTCTATGTATTGCTCCTTTTTTGCGTGCTATTATGGTGAAGAAAAATCATTCGGTCGAGTTTGTGACTTTGTGGCATGATAGCCGTACGAATCGTGCTCCCTTAGTTTCTACTATCGTTATCCGGATTATGATAGCGGCACTGTTCGTTATTTTTGTAATATCGGGATTGTTCAAAGCATCTATCGGCTTAATAATAGGGGTTGCTGTGCTTGTCGTGTTGCTTATGGTATGGTCACGCCGTTTGAAAAAACAGTCAATATTAATTGAGCGACGTTTCTTTCAGAATCTTCGTTCAAGAGATGTGCGTGCAGAATATCTGGGAGAAAAGAAACCGGAATATGCCGGACGTTTGTTGTCTCATGATTTACATCTTGCCGATATGGAAATTCCCGGAGAATCTTCTTGGGCTGGTAAAACATTGCTGGAACTGAATTTGGGAAAGAAGTTCGGTGTACATGTAGCTTCTATTCTTCGTGGAAAGAGAAGGATTAACATTCCCGGAGGCTCCGTCCGTTTGTTCCCAATGGATAAGATACAAGTGATAGGAACGGATGAGCAATTGAGTGTTTTTAATGAGGCTATGCAAAATGGCGCAAAGATCGACTGGGATGTATATGAAAAGAGTGAAATGGCTTTGAGGCAGTTTATCATAGATGCAGATTCTGTCTTTCTAGGTAAGACAATTCGTGAATCGGGTATTCGTGACAAGTATCACTGTATGATAGCGGGCATTGAAAATGAGGACGGTGCGTTGATGGTACCGGATGTAAATGTGCCGCTTGTAGAAGGGGATGTAGTGTGGGTGGTAGGTGAGAAAGAGGATGTGTACCAATTAATCGATCAAAAAAGCGAAAAAGTACAGGTCGGATAA
- a CDS encoding RNA-binding S4 domain-containing protein: MAEARIDKWMWAVRIFKTRTIAAEACKKGRVTINGALVKAARMVKPGDVIQVKKPPITYSFKVLQAIEKRIGAKLVPEMMENVTTPDQYELLEMSKISGFIDRARGTGRPTKKDRRNLEEFTTPEFMDDFDFEFDFDSED, translated from the coding sequence ATGGCTGAAGCAAGAATAGACAAATGGATGTGGGCTGTACGTATCTTCAAAACACGTACGATAGCAGCAGAAGCTTGTAAAAAAGGCCGTGTCACCATAAATGGAGCACTCGTCAAGGCCGCACGTATGGTAAAGCCGGGAGATGTAATTCAGGTTAAAAAGCCGCCTATCACATATTCATTCAAAGTGCTGCAAGCAATTGAAAAACGTATAGGAGCCAAACTCGTCCCCGAAATGATGGAGAACGTCACAACTCCTGACCAATATGAACTATTGGAAATGAGTAAGATCAGCGGCTTCATTGACCGAGCACGAGGAACCGGACGTCCTACCAAAAAAGATCGACGAAATCTGGAAGAGTTTACAACACCAGAATTTATGGACGACTTTGATTTTGAATTTGATTTCGATAGCGAAGACTAA
- the gcvT gene encoding glycine cleavage system aminomethyltransferase GcvT translates to MKTTPFTEKHIALGAKMHEFAGYNMPIEYSGIIDEHLTVCNSVGVFDVSHMGEFWVKGPNALAFLQKVTSNNVAALTPGKIQYTCFPNEDGGIVDDLLVYHYEPEKYLLVVNAANMDKDWDWCVSHNTEGAELENSSDNIGQLAVQGPKAILALQKLTDVDLSSIPYYTFKVGKFAGEDNVIISNTGYTGAGGFELYFYPSAADTIWTAIFEAGEEFGIKPVGLGARDTLRLEMGFCLYGNDLDDTTSPIEAGLGWITKFVEGKNFINRPMLEKQKAEGTTRKLVGFEMIDRGIPRHGYELVNQEGEKIGVVTSGTMSPTRKIGIGMGYVKPEYSKIGTEICIDMRGRKLKAVVVKPPFRK, encoded by the coding sequence ATGAAAACCACTCCGTTTACAGAGAAACATATAGCACTAGGTGCTAAAATGCACGAGTTTGCCGGTTATAATATGCCGATAGAATACTCCGGCATCATTGATGAACATCTGACTGTTTGCAATTCAGTCGGTGTGTTTGATGTATCCCACATGGGAGAATTTTGGGTGAAAGGTCCGAATGCATTGGCTTTTCTACAGAAAGTGACTTCCAATAATGTGGCGGCATTAACTCCCGGTAAGATACAATATACCTGCTTCCCTAATGAAGATGGTGGTATTGTAGACGATTTACTGGTTTATCATTATGAACCGGAAAAATATTTGTTGGTGGTTAATGCTGCCAATATGGATAAAGATTGGGATTGGTGTGTGTCTCATAATACAGAGGGGGCGGAGTTGGAAAATTCCTCTGATAATATAGGTCAGCTTGCTGTGCAAGGTCCGAAAGCAATTCTTGCTTTGCAAAAACTGACGGATGTTGATTTATCATCTATTCCATATTATACTTTTAAAGTTGGAAAGTTTGCAGGCGAGGACAATGTGATAATCTCTAATACAGGTTATACGGGTGCAGGAGGTTTTGAACTCTATTTCTATCCGAGTGCTGCCGATACAATTTGGACAGCTATTTTCGAAGCTGGTGAAGAATTTGGTATTAAACCGGTGGGGTTGGGAGCGCGTGATACACTCCGACTGGAAATGGGCTTCTGTCTCTATGGCAATGATTTGGATGATACGACTTCACCTATAGAAGCCGGTTTGGGCTGGATCACGAAATTTGTAGAAGGCAAAAACTTTATCAACCGTCCTATGTTAGAGAAGCAGAAAGCGGAAGGAACAACTCGTAAATTAGTCGGCTTTGAAATGATTGACCGGGGGATTCCTCGTCACGGTTATGAACTAGTGAACCAGGAAGGAGAGAAGATTGGAGTGGTTACATCCGGTACTATGTCGCCTACCCGTAAAATTGGTATTGGTATGGGGTATGTGAAACCGGAATATAGTAAAATCGGTACTGAAATTTGCATTGATATGCGCGGACGTAAACTGAAAGCAGTAGTGGTGAAACCACCTTTTAGAAAATAA
- a CDS encoding 50S ribosomal protein L25/general stress protein Ctc — MKSIEVKGTARTIAERSSEQARALKEIRKNGGVPCVLYGGNEVVHFTVPNEGLRNLVYTPHIYVVDLIIDGKKVNAILKDIQFHPVKDTILHVDFYQIDEAKPIVMEVPVQLEGLAEGVKAGGKLALQMRKIKVKALYNVIPEKLTVNVSHLGLGKTVKVGELSFEGLELMSAKEAVVCAVKLTRAARGAAAAAGK, encoded by the coding sequence ATGAAATCAATTGAAGTAAAAGGAACTGCAAGAACAATTGCAGAACGCTCTTCAGAACAAGCAAGAGCTTTGAAAGAAATTCGTAAAAACGGTGGTGTACCTTGCGTACTTTATGGAGGTAATGAAGTAGTTCACTTTACAGTGCCTAACGAAGGTCTTCGTAATTTGGTTTATACTCCGCATATCTATGTAGTAGACTTGATTATCGACGGCAAAAAAGTAAACGCTATCCTGAAAGATATTCAATTCCATCCTGTAAAAGATACTATCCTACACGTAGACTTCTATCAGATCGATGAAGCTAAACCTATCGTAATGGAAGTTCCTGTACAGTTGGAAGGTCTTGCAGAAGGTGTGAAAGCCGGTGGTAAGTTGGCTTTGCAGATGCGTAAGATTAAAGTGAAAGCTTTGTATAACGTTATTCCTGAAAAACTGACAGTGAACGTTTCTCACCTCGGTTTAGGTAAGACTGTAAAAGTTGGCGAATTGAGCTTCGAAGGCCTTGAATTGATGAGTGCTAAAGAAGCTGTGGTATGTGCCGTTAAGTTGACTCGTGCAGCAAGAGGTGCAGCAGCTGCAGCCGGCAAGTAA